The proteins below are encoded in one region of Parvicella tangerina:
- a CDS encoding nucleotide pyrophosphohydrolase: protein MTIKEAQETVDNWIKTHGVRYFNELTNMAMLTEEVGEVARIIARRYGEQSEKESDKDKSLNDELADVLFVLICLANQTGIDLEEALEKNLSKKTQRDLNRHKNNPKIN from the coding sequence ATGACGATCAAAGAAGCTCAAGAAACGGTTGATAATTGGATCAAGACCCATGGGGTTCGCTACTTCAACGAACTGACCAATATGGCAATGCTTACGGAAGAAGTAGGTGAAGTAGCTCGGATAATAGCCCGAAGATATGGTGAACAATCTGAGAAAGAATCAGACAAGGATAAGTCTCTCAATGATGAGTTAGCAGATGTTTTGTTCGTACTAATCTGTCTGGCGAACCAAACTGGCATTGATCTCGAAGAAGCTCTAGAGAAAAATCTTTCAAAGAAGACTCAACGAGACTTGAACAGACATAAAAACAATCCAAAAATCAACTAA
- a CDS encoding GNAT family N-acetyltransferase, which yields MFQFNICEVEPDDYEAVLAILNYEITNKTSNFSYTPLSLDEMSKEIESKKELGFPFLVAKREGIVLGFGTYGKFRPREGYKQTIEHSIYVSEEAQGKKVGKALFQELRVDAATQGYKSMIAVIGDENDGSIHFHTKLGFSFCGRIPGVANKFNRDLNVVIMQLFL from the coding sequence ATGTTTCAGTTCAATATATGCGAGGTTGAGCCCGATGATTACGAAGCGGTTCTGGCCATTCTCAATTATGAAATCACGAATAAAACATCTAACTTTTCTTACACACCGCTATCATTGGATGAGATGTCAAAAGAAATCGAGTCAAAAAAAGAGTTAGGATTTCCTTTTCTGGTAGCAAAGCGCGAAGGTATCGTTTTAGGTTTTGGAACCTATGGCAAATTCAGGCCGAGAGAAGGATATAAACAGACTATTGAACACTCCATATATGTAAGCGAGGAGGCTCAAGGAAAGAAGGTTGGGAAAGCTCTGTTTCAAGAACTAAGAGTTGATGCTGCGACTCAGGGCTACAAAAGTATGATTGCAGTAATTGGCGATGAGAATGACGGAAGTATTCATTTCCACACAAAATTAGGGTTTTCATTTTGCGGAAGGATTCCAGGCGTAGCCAATAAATTTAATCGAGACCTGAATGTTGTAATTATGCAGTTATTTCTATAA
- the typA gene encoding translational GTPase TypA yields MSSIRNIAIIAHVDHGKTTLVDKIIYACQTLDPRKESKELILDNNDLERERGITILSKNVSVQYKDVKINIIDTPGHADFGGEVERVLKMADGVLLLVDAFEGPMPQTRFVTTKAIELGLKPIVVVNKVDKENCTPDLAQDNVFDLMFNVGASEEQLDFVTMFGSAKMGWFSDDWKNPTDNIFPLLDAVLESIPEAPYHEGTPQMQITSLDYSAFTGRIAIGRVLRGDLETNKDYSLCTKDGNKKVRIKELHTFVGLGKEKVETVRSGDICAVVGIEGFEIGDTIADLENPEPLERIKVDEPTMSMLFTINNSPFFGKEGKFVTSRHLRDRLYKETEKNLALRVEDTATEDKFNVYGRGVLHLSVLIETMRREGYELQVGKPQVIIKEIDGVKHEPMETLVIDVPDDYSGKAIELVTQRKGDLLVMEPKGDLQHMEFDIPSRGLIGLRNNILTATAGQAIMTHRFREFAPYKGEIPSRNKGSLISMEQGASTAYAIDRLQDRGKFFIDPGDVIYKGQVVGEHSRENDLEVNLIKGKKLTNMRSSGADDGMKIAPKITFSLEEAMEYISEDEYLEITPVSLRMRKI; encoded by the coding sequence ATGTCATCCATCAGAAACATCGCCATTATCGCTCACGTAGATCATGGTAAAACGACACTCGTTGACAAGATCATCTATGCTTGTCAAACTTTAGATCCACGAAAAGAATCCAAAGAGCTTATCTTAGATAACAACGACCTTGAAAGAGAAAGAGGCATAACTATTTTGTCTAAGAATGTTTCTGTTCAATACAAAGATGTTAAGATCAATATCATCGACACACCAGGTCACGCTGACTTTGGAGGTGAAGTAGAACGTGTATTAAAAATGGCGGATGGTGTACTTTTATTAGTAGATGCTTTTGAAGGACCTATGCCACAAACCAGATTTGTTACAACCAAAGCCATTGAATTAGGCCTAAAACCAATCGTTGTAGTCAATAAGGTTGATAAAGAAAATTGTACTCCTGACCTAGCTCAAGACAATGTTTTTGATCTTATGTTCAACGTAGGAGCTTCTGAAGAGCAACTCGATTTTGTAACGATGTTCGGGTCTGCAAAAATGGGATGGTTTAGCGATGACTGGAAAAACCCTACTGACAATATTTTCCCGTTACTGGATGCCGTTTTAGAAAGTATCCCTGAAGCTCCTTATCATGAAGGAACGCCTCAAATGCAGATCACATCATTAGACTATTCTGCTTTTACAGGAAGAATTGCTATTGGTAGAGTGTTAAGAGGCGATTTAGAAACCAATAAAGACTATTCGCTTTGCACTAAAGACGGGAACAAGAAAGTAAGAATTAAAGAACTTCATACTTTCGTAGGACTTGGTAAGGAGAAAGTTGAAACAGTTCGCAGCGGAGACATTTGTGCAGTAGTTGGAATTGAAGGCTTCGAAATTGGAGATACCATTGCTGACCTTGAAAATCCCGAACCTCTAGAAAGGATCAAGGTTGATGAGCCAACGATGAGTATGTTATTTACAATTAACAACTCTCCTTTCTTCGGTAAAGAAGGTAAATTTGTTACTTCCCGTCATCTTAGAGATCGTCTTTACAAAGAAACGGAGAAAAACCTTGCATTGCGAGTTGAAGATACTGCAACCGAAGACAAATTTAATGTATACGGTCGTGGTGTACTCCATTTATCAGTTTTGATTGAAACGATGCGAAGAGAAGGTTATGAACTTCAAGTGGGTAAACCTCAAGTAATTATTAAAGAAATTGACGGAGTCAAACATGAACCGATGGAAACATTGGTTATTGATGTTCCTGACGATTACTCTGGTAAAGCGATCGAATTGGTTACTCAACGAAAAGGTGACCTTTTAGTTATGGAACCTAAGGGAGATCTTCAACACATGGAATTCGACATTCCATCAAGAGGATTGATTGGATTACGAAATAATATCCTTACCGCAACTGCCGGACAAGCAATCATGACACACCGATTCAGAGAATTTGCTCCGTACAAAGGTGAAATTCCGTCACGAAATAAAGGGTCGTTGATTTCTATGGAACAAGGTGCTTCAACTGCTTACGCGATTGATAGACTTCAAGACAGAGGAAAGTTCTTTATTGATCCAGGGGATGTTATTTACAAAGGTCAAGTAGTTGGCGAACATTCAAGAGAAAATGATTTAGAAGTTAATTTGATCAAGGGAAAAAAATTGACCAATATGCGATCCTCAGGTGCAGATGATGGAATGAAGATTGCTCCTAAGATCACCTTTTCTCTAGAAGAAGCAATGGAATATATCAGTGAAGATGAATATCTAGAGATCACTCCGGTGAGTTTGAGAATGAGAAAAATTTAG
- a CDS encoding MarR family winged helix-turn-helix transcriptional regulator, producing the protein MRPEESIDFHIRWAWYNISRMYNAKASDFGGSMAMGYALLSIDEEGTPSTKLAPKMGMEPRSLTRMIKALEENGYIKKRLDDQDKRLVKLFLTRKGKEKRDIAKKVVLSFNEKVYEAIPQEDLKTTFEVLSKVNEIIDENKIFN; encoded by the coding sequence ATGAGACCAGAGGAGTCGATAGATTTTCATATACGATGGGCATGGTATAACATCTCAAGGATGTATAATGCTAAGGCGAGTGATTTTGGAGGGTCAATGGCAATGGGGTACGCGCTTCTCAGTATTGATGAAGAAGGAACTCCAAGTACCAAGTTGGCTCCGAAGATGGGGATGGAGCCACGCAGTCTAACAAGGATGATCAAAGCACTAGAAGAGAATGGTTATATCAAAAAGCGGTTGGATGATCAGGACAAAAGATTAGTCAAGTTGTTTTTGACCAGAAAGGGAAAAGAAAAGCGTGATATAGCGAAGAAGGTGGTGTTAAGTTTTAATGAAAAAGTTTATGAGGCCATACCACAAGAGGATTTAAAAACTACATTCGAAGTGCTATCTAAAGTGAATGAAATAATAGACGAAAATAAAATTTTTAACTAA
- a CDS encoding sensor histidine kinase, which produces MGNDLVFNPEKELGKYLKEVKYKLALQLSILFTVIFSLLTIAHIFESTENLIMMGSGFVICGVSFLYTYFTKDHKLVYWTFSILGVNLVGFAMNFLPTVTHFGDFIWMFSALALAFYGLPRKIAFLLLGIAICYIGLFTFLHVNESIETIQPRTTIQKVSLFAELVAGVGSGVYIVILMTRFYKFSEESILSANAALRKQNETIKAQDKEKSTLVKEVHHRVKNNLQIISSLLRMQSNEIQNEEAGKHFEEAVNRVMTMSLIHQKLYQGESLSDIKLKEYFEELTFDLMKVYGSEKNISVDLELEIDEIGLKSIVPIGLLFNELLSNSFKHAFVTMKSGNIAVKFSKDGSKYSMTYKDTGKWKDDSNTGFGVELIDTLTEQLEGSYELKRDEFGTTYLFEFRNLDE; this is translated from the coding sequence GTGGGGAATGATTTAGTTTTTAATCCAGAGAAAGAGTTAGGTAAGTACTTAAAAGAAGTCAAGTATAAACTAGCCCTTCAGTTGTCTATTCTTTTTACGGTGATCTTTTCTCTGCTCACCATTGCCCATATTTTTGAATCCACTGAAAACCTAATCATGATGGGGTCAGGTTTCGTTATTTGTGGTGTAAGTTTTCTCTACACCTACTTTACTAAAGATCATAAATTAGTGTATTGGACCTTTAGTATTCTGGGAGTTAACTTAGTAGGGTTTGCCATGAACTTTCTACCTACTGTGACTCATTTTGGAGATTTTATTTGGATGTTTTCAGCATTGGCCCTGGCCTTTTACGGACTGCCAAGAAAAATTGCCTTCCTACTACTTGGAATAGCAATCTGTTACATCGGCCTATTTACTTTTTTACACGTTAACGAAAGTATTGAAACTATTCAACCCAGAACTACCATACAAAAGGTTTCTCTCTTTGCAGAATTGGTCGCAGGAGTTGGCTCTGGGGTATATATTGTCATCCTAATGACCAGATTTTACAAATTCTCAGAAGAATCGATTCTTTCTGCGAATGCAGCACTAAGAAAGCAAAACGAAACCATTAAAGCTCAGGACAAAGAAAAATCTACGCTTGTTAAAGAGGTGCATCATCGCGTGAAGAATAACTTACAAATCATTTCATCGCTACTGCGCATGCAAAGTAATGAGATTCAAAACGAGGAAGCTGGAAAACACTTTGAAGAAGCAGTGAACAGAGTTATGACCATGTCGCTTATTCATCAAAAGCTATATCAGGGAGAATCACTTTCTGATATCAAGCTAAAAGAATACTTTGAGGAATTAACATTTGACCTGATGAAAGTTTATGGTAGCGAAAAAAATATATCCGTAGACTTGGAGCTAGAGATCGATGAAATAGGTCTAAAGTCAATTGTTCCCATCGGACTACTCTTCAATGAACTATTATCCAATTCTTTCAAACATGCTTTTGTAACTATGAAAAGTGGTAACATAGCTGTAAAGTTCTCTAAAGACGGTAGTAAATACTCCATGACCTATAAGGATACCGGAAAATGGAAGGATGATAGTAATACAGGCTTTGGTGTCGAACTCATTGACACGCTAACTGAGCAGTTAGAGGGGTCTTATGAATTGAAACGAGATGAATTCGGCACAACTTATCTCTTTGAATTTCGAAATTTAGATGAGTAA
- a CDS encoding 3-hydroxyacyl-CoA dehydrogenase/enoyl-CoA hydratase family protein, whose protein sequence is MKRSIRKVAVLGSGVMGSRIACHFANVGCEVLLLDIVPKEAEDSKDPAARNKLVDDALKSALKSNPSPIYSKSFTSRITTGNMTDNMKDIADADWVIEVVVERLDIKKIVFENVEKHRKPGTLITSNTSGIPIHMMLEGRSEDFQKNFFGTHFFNPPRYLKLLEIIPTPKTDQSAIDFVMDYGAKVLGKTTVLCKDTPAFIANRVGVYAIQDLFHTVTDMGLTVEEVDKLTGPVMGRPKSATFRTCDVVGLDTLVHVANGVKDNCPNDERREVFKIPSYVEKMVEKGWLGSKSKQGFYKKVKDENGKSEILVLDLETLEYRSKKKVKFATLEAAKLETDLKKRTKILFSGKDNAGDFYRSVFTGVFQYVTNRIPEISDELYKIDEALKAGFGWEMGPFETWDAIGFEKVIAIMEEMGKKPAQFVYDMKDKGVTSFYKLEDGNKKYYDLESGEYKVIPGTEELVSLANLRETNTVWENQDVHIIHLGDGILNVEFHTKMNTIGGGVLQGINKAIDLAEQEEEYKGVVISNEGENFSAGANVGMIFMMAVEQEYDELDFAIRAFQNTMMRLRYSSIPVIVAPHNLALGGGCEMTLHADKVIAHAETYTGLVEFGVGLIPGGGGTKEFAVRNHDDLKEGDIRINNLRNRFLTVGQAKVATSAYEAFELGYYREGIDEVVVSRAHQLAYAKQVCLNMANKGYQQPAKRKDIKVYGNEGLGIVYVGANSMWSGNYISEHDKLISEKLGYVMCGGDLSHPTEVSEQYLLDLERRAFLELCTEKKTLERIQSILTTGKVLRN, encoded by the coding sequence ATGAAGCGAAGTATTAGAAAGGTAGCAGTCTTAGGTTCCGGTGTAATGGGATCAAGAATTGCTTGCCATTTTGCAAATGTTGGCTGTGAAGTGTTGCTTTTGGATATCGTGCCAAAAGAGGCAGAAGACAGTAAAGACCCTGCTGCAAGAAATAAATTAGTAGATGATGCCCTGAAATCAGCCTTGAAATCAAATCCTTCACCCATCTACAGTAAATCATTTACTTCTCGTATTACTACGGGTAATATGACCGACAACATGAAAGATATTGCCGATGCTGATTGGGTAATAGAGGTGGTTGTAGAACGTCTCGATATTAAAAAGATCGTTTTCGAAAACGTGGAAAAACACAGAAAGCCAGGTACATTGATTACATCAAATACATCAGGTATTCCAATCCATATGATGCTAGAAGGAAGAAGTGAAGATTTTCAAAAGAACTTCTTCGGAACGCACTTCTTTAACCCTCCAAGGTATCTGAAATTATTGGAAATTATTCCTACTCCAAAGACGGATCAGTCTGCCATTGACTTTGTGATGGATTATGGAGCTAAGGTTCTAGGTAAAACAACTGTTTTATGTAAAGACACACCAGCCTTTATTGCAAATAGAGTAGGAGTTTATGCCATTCAAGATCTTTTCCATACCGTAACGGATATGGGGCTAACAGTTGAGGAAGTCGATAAGTTAACAGGACCTGTAATGGGTAGACCAAAATCAGCTACCTTCAGAACATGTGATGTAGTTGGTTTGGATACGTTGGTTCACGTGGCTAATGGCGTAAAAGATAACTGTCCAAATGACGAAAGAAGAGAAGTCTTCAAGATCCCTTCTTATGTAGAAAAAATGGTTGAGAAAGGATGGTTAGGATCTAAGTCTAAACAAGGTTTTTACAAGAAAGTAAAAGACGAGAATGGTAAATCAGAGATTCTGGTTTTGGATTTAGAAACATTAGAGTACCGTTCAAAGAAAAAAGTGAAGTTTGCAACCTTAGAAGCAGCTAAACTTGAGACAGATCTTAAGAAAAGAACAAAAATCCTTTTCTCGGGAAAAGATAATGCAGGTGATTTTTACAGAAGTGTTTTCACAGGAGTATTCCAGTATGTAACGAATAGAATTCCTGAAATATCGGATGAACTGTACAAGATTGATGAAGCATTGAAAGCCGGATTTGGGTGGGAAATGGGACCATTCGAAACGTGGGACGCAATTGGATTTGAGAAGGTAATCGCTATCATGGAAGAAATGGGTAAAAAACCAGCCCAGTTTGTTTATGACATGAAGGATAAAGGTGTTACTTCTTTCTATAAATTGGAAGATGGTAACAAGAAATACTACGATCTTGAGTCAGGCGAGTACAAAGTAATTCCAGGAACGGAAGAACTAGTTTCTTTGGCTAACTTAAGAGAAACCAATACGGTTTGGGAAAATCAAGATGTTCATATCATTCACTTGGGGGATGGCATCTTGAATGTTGAATTTCACACGAAGATGAATACCATTGGAGGAGGAGTTCTTCAAGGAATTAATAAAGCGATTGATCTTGCTGAGCAAGAGGAAGAGTATAAAGGAGTAGTGATTTCTAACGAAGGGGAGAACTTTTCTGCTGGAGCAAATGTCGGAATGATTTTTATGATGGCAGTAGAGCAGGAGTATGATGAGTTAGACTTTGCGATAAGGGCTTTCCAAAACACCATGATGAGATTGAGATATTCTTCGATCCCTGTAATTGTCGCTCCACATAACCTCGCACTAGGAGGTGGATGTGAGATGACTCTTCACGCAGACAAAGTGATTGCTCATGCGGAAACCTATACTGGGTTAGTTGAATTTGGTGTTGGATTGATCCCAGGAGGTGGAGGAACCAAAGAGTTTGCTGTACGAAACCACGATGATCTGAAAGAAGGAGATATTAGAATCAACAACTTAAGGAATAGATTCCTAACTGTAGGACAGGCAAAAGTTGCGACTTCAGCTTACGAGGCGTTTGAACTAGGTTACTACAGAGAAGGGATTGATGAGGTGGTAGTATCTCGAGCTCACCAATTAGCTTATGCAAAACAAGTTTGTCTGAATATGGCGAATAAAGGATATCAGCAACCAGCTAAAAGAAAAGACATTAAGGTTTACGGAAACGAAGGTCTTGGAATCGTATATGTTGGTGCAAACTCAATGTGGAGTGGAAACTACATTTCAGAGCACGATAAGTTGATCTCAGAGAAGTTGGGATACGTAATGTGCGGAGGTGATCTCTCTCATCCAACTGAAGTTTCTGAACAGTATTTACTAGATCTTGAAAGAAGAGCTTTCTTGGAACTTTGTACTGAAAAGAAAACATTGGAGAGAATCCAGAGCATCTTAACGACAGGTAAAGTTTTACGTAATTAA